A window of the Rhodoferax sp. GW822-FHT02A01 genome harbors these coding sequences:
- the rlmD gene encoding 23S rRNA (uracil(1939)-C(5))-methyltransferase RlmD has translation MEETTTPPIVEAQLPDGWLAVKSLDLEAQGVAHKPDGKVVFIEGALPFETVSARINRSKSSFEKGTLSEIHKESSQRVRPVCPHFGLHEGACGGCKMQHLHIGAQVAVKQRVLEDNLWHIGKVKAGNVMRPIEGPTWGYRYRARLSVRYVRKKGSVLIGFHERKSHFVADMKECHVLPAKVSALLMPLRGLIASMDAVQTLPQIELAVGDLPGAEGQGAVMALVLRHMEALSHTDKERLRDFAAAHPGVQWWLQAKGPDTIVRLDERAGHETPTLAYHLPEFGITMPFRPTDFTQVNPFINRTLVVRALALLDVQKHERVIDWFCGLGNFTLALARQAREVLGVEGAESLVARSRENCSFNAATAGVQPALAPTRFVARNLFEMTPEMLSSDGVSDKWLVDPPREGAFALVQALAALRSSDGGAAAGDASAWTPPKRIVYVSCNPATLARDAGVLVTEAGYRCTAAGVINMFPHTAHVESIAVFDLLS, from the coding sequence ATGGAAGAAACCACCACTCCCCCAATTGTTGAAGCGCAGCTTCCCGATGGCTGGCTTGCCGTCAAATCCCTGGACCTGGAAGCCCAGGGCGTTGCCCACAAACCCGATGGAAAGGTAGTCTTCATCGAAGGCGCCTTGCCTTTTGAAACGGTCAGTGCACGCATCAACCGCAGCAAAAGCAGCTTTGAAAAAGGCACGCTGAGCGAGATTCACAAGGAGTCTTCACAGCGTGTTAGACCCGTCTGCCCTCATTTCGGTCTGCACGAAGGTGCTTGCGGCGGCTGCAAGATGCAACATCTGCACATTGGTGCACAGGTCGCTGTCAAACAGCGGGTGCTGGAGGATAACCTGTGGCACATCGGGAAGGTTAAGGCGGGTAACGTCATGCGTCCGATCGAAGGTCCAACCTGGGGTTACCGCTATCGCGCACGTCTGTCGGTGCGGTACGTGCGCAAGAAGGGCTCCGTATTGATCGGTTTTCACGAGCGCAAAAGCCATTTTGTCGCAGACATGAAGGAGTGCCACGTTCTGCCTGCCAAGGTCAGCGCCTTGTTGATGCCGTTGCGCGGGTTGATCGCATCGATGGATGCCGTCCAGACCTTGCCGCAGATTGAGCTCGCAGTGGGTGATTTGCCGGGTGCGGAAGGGCAAGGTGCCGTCATGGCGTTGGTGTTGCGGCACATGGAGGCCCTAAGTCATACCGACAAGGAAAGACTGCGCGACTTTGCCGCAGCGCATCCCGGCGTGCAGTGGTGGCTGCAGGCCAAAGGGCCGGACACCATCGTGCGACTGGATGAGCGGGCTGGACACGAAACCCCGACATTGGCCTACCACTTGCCCGAGTTCGGCATCACCATGCCCTTTAGGCCCACGGACTTTACACAGGTGAACCCGTTCATCAACAGAACACTGGTAGTGCGTGCGTTGGCCCTGCTCGACGTACAAAAGCATGAGCGCGTCATTGACTGGTTCTGCGGCTTGGGAAACTTCACGCTCGCGTTGGCGCGTCAGGCACGAGAGGTTCTTGGGGTAGAGGGGGCAGAGTCACTGGTCGCCCGATCTCGCGAAAATTGCAGCTTTAATGCGGCAACCGCAGGCGTACAACCGGCCCTGGCGCCGACCCGCTTTGTGGCCCGCAATTTGTTCGAAATGACGCCCGAGATGCTCAGCTCGGATGGCGTATCCGACAAGTGGCTGGTGGATCCCCCCAGGGAGGGCGCCTTTGCCTTGGTCCAGGCGCTGGCTGCTCTGCGCTCATCCGATGGTGGGGCAGCTGCCGGTGACGCTTCAGCCTGGACGCCACCGAAGCGCATCGTCTATGTAAGCTGCAATCCCGCTACCTTGGCGCGCGATGCTGGCGTACTGGTGACCGAGGCAGGTTATCGCTGTACAGCTGCTGGTGTGATCAATATGTTTCCGCATACGGCACACGTTGAGAGCATTGCGGTATTTGACCTGCTGAGCTGA
- a CDS encoding sigma-70 family RNA polymerase sigma factor, with the protein MKKDIQELLNPLNDSLDGESPVDTELVRDVLELHAGDESADALSVYLRGVRRAKLFTAEEELETARRVKAGDFAARQSMIEHNLRLVISIAKAYAGRGVPLVDLIEEGNLGLMHAIDKFEPERGFRFSTYATWWIRQSVDRALMYQGRAVRLPVNIVREVHQVLRAKRLLENDASLVSQRPDGIRNDDIAALLGTEAAHVGELLAMAETPRSLDASMDPQGQDQSLGDLLVDELTLGPEHLTQAHEVDRLLTEWVGTLVPREREIIESRFGLHDTDAQTLEVISERLGMTKERVRQVQNEALFKLKRLLSRRGISRDALM; encoded by the coding sequence ATGAAAAAGGACATTCAGGAGCTTTTGAATCCCTTGAATGATTCCTTGGATGGGGAATCACCAGTCGATACTGAACTGGTTAGGGATGTTTTGGAGCTGCATGCGGGCGATGAGTCTGCAGATGCGCTGTCTGTCTACCTGCGCGGTGTGCGCAGGGCTAAATTGTTTACTGCAGAAGAAGAGCTGGAAACAGCGCGTCGCGTAAAGGCTGGCGACTTTGCAGCACGGCAAAGCATGATTGAACATAATCTGCGGCTGGTGATCAGCATTGCCAAAGCCTATGCAGGACGTGGTGTTCCACTGGTTGACCTGATCGAAGAGGGTAACCTGGGCCTGATGCACGCCATTGACAAGTTTGAACCCGAACGCGGGTTTCGCTTTTCCACCTATGCAACCTGGTGGATACGCCAGTCAGTGGATAGAGCTCTGATGTACCAGGGGCGTGCAGTGCGCCTGCCGGTCAACATCGTTCGGGAAGTCCATCAGGTGCTGCGCGCCAAGCGTCTGCTTGAGAATGACGCGTCCCTGGTATCCCAGCGCCCTGATGGCATTCGCAACGATGACATTGCCGCTTTGCTGGGCACAGAGGCGGCCCACGTGGGCGAGTTGCTGGCGATGGCAGAGACACCGCGATCCCTGGATGCCAGCATGGACCCGCAAGGCCAGGACCAAAGCCTGGGAGATCTGCTGGTGGACGAACTGACGCTCGGCCCGGAGCACCTGACCCAGGCCCACGAAGTTGATAGGCTGCTGACGGAATGGGTGGGCACACTGGTCCCACGTGAACGCGAGATCATAGAGTCGCGCTTCGGATTGCATGATACCGACGCGCAAACACTGGAAGTCATCAGCGAGCGTCTAGGCATGACCAAGGAGCGCGTGCGTCAGGTGCAGAACGAGGCGCTGTTCAAGCTCAAGCGACTCCTCTCCCGGCGTGGCATCAGCCGGGATGCGTTGATGTAA
- a CDS encoding peptidoglycan DD-metalloendopeptidase family protein, which yields MSRILNRAVVLGAVVSLLSLAGCGSSPMNRAPVEDRGASTSSVPTVATAVKPPPGFENAGKPGYYTVKPGDTLIRIGLDSGQSNKDIARWNNLDNPNHIEVGQVLRVVPPTGEAVVVTKPVTTGAVTTTPIATPAAAAASAAASAPAKPASAPAAVPSTAKAASAPASAVAPVAAGSDEDLAWIWPAKGVVVGEFDEAKNKGVDISGAAGDPVLASADGKVVYAGAGLRGYGNLIILKHNNTFLTAYAHNQSLLVKEDQVVKKGQKIAEMGNSDADKVKLHFEVRRQGKPVDPLKYLPAK from the coding sequence ATGTCCCGTATCTTGAATCGTGCAGTTGTTTTGGGTGCAGTCGTGTCGCTACTCAGTCTGGCTGGTTGCGGCTCCAGCCCCATGAACCGTGCACCGGTGGAGGATAGGGGTGCATCCACATCTTCCGTGCCAACCGTTGCGACCGCCGTCAAACCGCCGCCGGGCTTTGAAAACGCAGGCAAGCCTGGTTACTACACCGTCAAACCTGGCGACACACTGATTCGCATCGGTCTGGATTCTGGGCAGAGCAACAAGGACATTGCGCGCTGGAACAATCTGGACAATCCCAATCACATCGAGGTGGGGCAGGTGCTGCGTGTGGTGCCGCCCACCGGTGAAGCGGTGGTAGTGACCAAGCCGGTGACCACCGGTGCCGTGACCACCACGCCCATTGCCACACCAGCCGCGGCCGCAGCATCGGCTGCGGCTTCTGCACCGGCCAAGCCTGCTTCTGCGCCTGCTGCAGTGCCAAGCACTGCCAAGGCTGCCTCGGCGCCAGCATCCGCAGTTGCCCCGGTGGCCGCCGGCAGCGACGAGGATCTGGCATGGATCTGGCCGGCAAAGGGGGTCGTGGTCGGCGAATTTGACGAAGCCAAGAACAAGGGCGTTGATATCTCCGGCGCTGCGGGTGACCCGGTGCTGGCCTCGGCAGATGGCAAGGTGGTGTATGCCGGGGCCGGATTGCGTGGCTATGGCAATCTGATCATTCTCAAACACAACAACACCTTTCTCACTGCATATGCGCACAACCAGAGCTTGCTGGTAAAGGAAGACCAGGTGGTCAAGAAGGGGCAGAAGATTGCTGAGATGGGCAATAGCGACGCTGATAAGGTTAAGCTGCATTTCGAAGTCCGTCGCCAGGGCAAGCCGGTGGATCCTCTCAAATACCTGCCAGCCAAGTGA
- a CDS encoding protein-L-isoaspartate(D-aspartate) O-methyltransferase — MKQRPSFPARLNPSPPATKPASKGSGSNPTVPGRPQGLGMDSAAHRQRMVQLLQRQGVQDSAVLSAMGTVERHRFVDSALVNQAYEDTSLPIGLGQTISKPGVVSRMIELLRNGAQGRLGRILEIGTGCGYQAAVLSLLASEVYSIERLRGLHDKARENLRPMRLPNVHLLFGDGMVGYAKGGPYAGIISAAGGEAVPQAWIDQLAVGGRLVAPVVSGHGKPGGQSLLVLDKTVVGIRQTILEAVHFVPLKSGVA, encoded by the coding sequence ATGAAGCAAAGACCCTCATTCCCCGCGCGGCTGAATCCGTCGCCGCCAGCTACCAAGCCCGCCTCGAAAGGTTCGGGTTCCAATCCAACCGTCCCGGGCCGCCCGCAAGGGTTGGGTATGGATTCCGCGGCGCACCGCCAGCGCATGGTCCAACTCTTGCAAAGGCAAGGAGTGCAAGACAGCGCCGTTTTGAGCGCCATGGGTACGGTGGAGCGCCACCGCTTTGTGGACAGCGCATTGGTCAATCAAGCTTACGAAGACACCAGTCTGCCCATTGGGTTGGGGCAGACCATTTCCAAGCCGGGTGTGGTGTCGCGCATGATCGAGCTGCTACGCAATGGGGCGCAGGGGCGGCTTGGACGGATTTTGGAGATTGGCACAGGATGTGGCTACCAGGCTGCCGTGCTGAGTTTGCTGGCGAGCGAGGTTTACAGCATCGAGCGTTTGCGCGGCTTGCATGACAAGGCACGCGAAAACCTGCGCCCAATGAGGTTGCCCAATGTGCATTTGCTTTTTGGTGACGGCATGGTGGGCTATGCCAAGGGTGGGCCCTATGCAGGCATCATTTCCGCAGCAGGTGGTGAGGCGGTGCCACAGGCCTGGATCGACCAACTGGCAGTGGGCGGACGATTGGTTGCGCCGGTCGTGAGTGGTCATGGCAAGCCGGGAGGGCAGTCGCTGCTGGTATTGGACAAGACCGTAGTGGGGATACGGCAAACCATTCTGGAGGCTGTGCACTTTGTCCCCCTAAAATCAGGCGTTGCCTAG
- the surE gene encoding 5'/3'-nucleotidase SurE, which translates to MKILISNDDGFQAAGLVALYEALKDVAQVEVIAPEVNNSAKSNALTLHSPLYVHTASNGFRYVNGTPADCVHLALSGVLDYRPDLVVSGINNGANMGDDTIYSGTVGAAMEGYLFGVPAIAFSQVQREWLHLESAARKARELVLGMQQQQLIGSKPWLLNVNIPNLPYEQIGRTKLCRLGRRHAAEKAITQVNPRGETMYWIGAAGGAMDDAEGTDFHATATGHVAITPLQVDLTDHANLGYWAQTAARLQGSA; encoded by the coding sequence ATGAAAATTCTCATTTCCAACGACGATGGCTTTCAGGCGGCCGGCTTAGTGGCTTTATACGAGGCGCTCAAAGACGTCGCCCAGGTCGAGGTCATTGCCCCTGAGGTCAATAACAGTGCCAAATCGAACGCACTGACCCTGCATTCACCCCTTTACGTGCACACCGCATCAAACGGATTCCGCTATGTGAATGGCACTCCGGCAGATTGTGTGCACCTGGCCTTGTCCGGCGTGCTTGATTACAGACCGGATCTGGTCGTGTCCGGCATCAACAATGGCGCCAACATGGGGGATGACACCATTTACTCCGGTACCGTGGGCGCAGCCATGGAGGGCTATCTGTTCGGAGTTCCCGCGATCGCTTTTTCCCAAGTGCAGCGTGAATGGCTGCATTTGGAAAGCGCGGCGCGCAAGGCCCGGGAGCTGGTACTGGGAATGCAACAACAGCAACTGATTGGCTCCAAACCTTGGCTGCTCAATGTGAACATTCCCAACCTTCCATACGAGCAGATCGGACGCACCAAACTGTGTCGTCTGGGGCGTAGGCATGCAGCAGAGAAAGCCATCACCCAGGTCAATCCACGCGGTGAAACCATGTATTGGATAGGTGCTGCTGGTGGCGCGATGGACGATGCGGAGGGGACGGACTTTCACGCCACGGCAACCGGGCATGTGGCTATCACGCCTTTGCAGGTGGATCTGACGGACCATGCCAACCTGGGCTACTGGGCCCAGACTGCTGCGCGCCTGCAAGGCAGCGCTTGA
- a CDS encoding cytochrome b: MRSESIATKRYNHLSIILHWLLAIALVAIFCFGLYMADLPFSPQRLKLFNWHKWAGITILALSAFRLLWRLTHATPPLPASIEISMPGWQLWAHKATHVALYALFFVVPLVGWAYTSATGFPVVLFGQFPLPDFVSPSKELAELLKPWHKFSAYAMAALVVVHVGAALKHHFVDRDGLLQRMSLRS, encoded by the coding sequence ATGCGTTCCGAATCAATTGCAACCAAACGTTACAACCACTTGTCAATTATTTTGCATTGGCTGCTGGCTATTGCATTAGTTGCTATCTTTTGCTTTGGTTTGTATATGGCCGACTTGCCATTTTCACCACAGCGTCTGAAGCTCTTCAACTGGCATAAATGGGCTGGCATCACCATCCTGGCCTTATCTGCATTTCGCCTACTCTGGCGACTGACGCATGCTACGCCGCCCCTGCCTGCCTCCATTGAGATTTCCATGCCCGGTTGGCAGTTGTGGGCGCACAAGGCAACACATGTCGCTCTATACGCACTGTTTTTCGTTGTTCCCCTTGTGGGTTGGGCATATACCTCTGCCACGGGCTTTCCTGTGGTGCTATTCGGTCAGTTCCCGTTGCCCGACTTTGTGTCACCGAGCAAAGAGTTGGCCGAATTGCTCAAACCCTGGCACAAATTCAGCGCCTACGCCATGGCCGCTTTGGTGGTCGTACATGTGGGAGCCGCACTAAAGCATCACTTTGTCGACCGGGATGGCCTGCTCCAGCGCATGTCCTTGCGCAGTTAA
- a CDS encoding YceI family protein yields MKPRSTLTLISLAFAGLLAGGCAFAQQKLIPAQSDIAFTTKQMGVPLEGHFKKFDAQISFDTTKPETAKIAFTVDTGSATLGAPESDAELPKATWFNIAKFPQATFQSSSVKSLGGGKFQINGKLTIKGNAKDVEIPVALTQANGATTATGQFTIKRLNFKIGENEWADTSMVADDVQVKFKLAVSGMGKL; encoded by the coding sequence ATGAAACCTCGCTCCACCCTCACACTGATATCACTGGCATTTGCTGGCTTACTTGCAGGCGGCTGTGCCTTTGCACAACAAAAGCTGATTCCTGCCCAAAGCGATATTGCTTTCACAACCAAGCAAATGGGCGTACCGCTCGAAGGCCACTTCAAGAAGTTTGACGCCCAGATCAGCTTCGATACCACCAAGCCCGAAACAGCCAAGATCGCGTTCACCGTCGATACCGGTAGCGCAACTCTGGGTGCCCCCGAATCCGATGCGGAGCTTCCCAAGGCAACCTGGTTCAATATTGCCAAGTTTCCGCAAGCCACGTTCCAGTCTTCAAGCGTGAAGAGCCTGGGTGGCGGCAAGTTCCAGATCAACGGCAAGCTGACCATCAAGGGCAACGCCAAGGACGTTGAGATTCCCGTCGCTTTGACTCAGGCCAACGGCGCAACCACTGCCACCGGACAGTTCACGATTAAGCGTCTGAACTTCAAGATTGGCGAAAACGAGTGGGCCGACACCTCCATGGTGGCAGACGACGTACAAGTCAAATTCAAGCTCGCCGTCAGCGGCATGGGCAAGCTCTAA
- a CDS encoding YceI family protein, which produces MNKTILALAAATALLSSVAHAEVATYAFDPAHTYVTFEIGHFGTSTNRGRFDKKEGTAQLDKAGKTGKVDVTIDVTSINTGFDAFNKHLQSADLFDAAKYPTIKFVGDKFTFNGDKVSQISGNLTLLGKTQPVTLKANQFNCYVNPMVKRETCGGDFETTIDRTQFGMAYGIDWGFPKDVRLVIQVEGIKQ; this is translated from the coding sequence ATGAACAAGACCATTTTGGCCCTTGCTGCAGCAACTGCCTTGCTCTCCAGCGTCGCACATGCAGAAGTCGCCACATATGCGTTCGATCCAGCGCACACCTACGTGACGTTTGAAATCGGCCACTTCGGCACTTCGACCAACCGCGGTCGCTTCGACAAGAAGGAAGGCACCGCGCAACTCGACAAGGCCGGAAAGACTGGCAAGGTGGACGTGACCATCGACGTTACATCGATCAACACCGGCTTTGACGCCTTCAACAAACATCTGCAAAGCGCAGATTTGTTTGACGCTGCCAAGTACCCCACCATCAAGTTTGTAGGCGACAAGTTCACCTTCAACGGTGACAAGGTCAGCCAGATCAGCGGCAACCTGACGTTGCTGGGCAAGACCCAACCCGTCACCCTCAAGGCCAACCAGTTCAATTGCTATGTGAACCCTATGGTCAAGCGCGAAACCTGTGGTGGTGACTTTGAAACCACCATCGACCGTACCCAATTCGGCATGGCTTACGGTATTGACTGGGGCTTTCCCAAGGATGTCCGTCTGGTGATCCAGGTTGAAGGCATCAAGCAATAA
- a CDS encoding H-NS histone family protein, whose protein sequence is MLEKYIMSKLIDLQSQIASLQKQAEEIRAKEFEATIIEIRQKMAAFGITVKDLQSAKVKAKPGRKAKAASDKPAKVKKATAAVAAKYRGPNGETWSGRGLTPKWLATLIAQGQTKEQFLIAA, encoded by the coding sequence TTGTTGGAAAAATACATAATGTCTAAACTGATCGATCTGCAAAGCCAAATTGCCAGCTTGCAAAAGCAGGCTGAAGAGATTCGTGCCAAGGAATTTGAGGCAACGATTATTGAAATCCGTCAAAAAATGGCTGCTTTCGGAATTACTGTGAAAGACTTGCAGTCCGCCAAGGTCAAGGCAAAGCCCGGACGCAAGGCCAAGGCTGCTTCCGACAAGCCCGCCAAGGTCAAGAAGGCTACCGCTGCGGTGGCTGCCAAGTACCGTGGTCCGAATGGTGAGACATGGTCTGGCCGTGGATTGACCCCCAAATGGCTGGCCACGCTGATCGCGCAAGGTCAGACCAAAGAACAGTTTCTTATTGCCGCTTAA
- a CDS encoding universal stress protein — protein MYKSILLAYDGTEAGQRALLESKEIAQWSHAEVWLVAVMPSPANLAGYDGSIYIPEIAERDKQRFQTILDDGLARMVQAGYQAQGQLLTGETVHEISEFARKAHADLIVVGHKHLDSWAARWWRGSVSGALIEHAPCSVLCVITN, from the coding sequence ATGTATAAATCAATTCTGCTGGCCTACGATGGCACCGAAGCCGGGCAGCGTGCTCTGTTGGAGAGTAAGGAAATTGCACAATGGAGTCATGCTGAGGTGTGGCTGGTGGCTGTCATGCCCTCCCCCGCCAATCTGGCAGGTTACGACGGCAGCATTTACATTCCGGAGATTGCCGAACGTGACAAGCAACGCTTTCAGACCATTCTGGACGACGGACTTGCTCGCATGGTGCAAGCGGGCTACCAAGCCCAAGGCCAGTTGCTCACAGGCGAAACCGTGCACGAAATTTCCGAATTTGCACGCAAGGCGCATGCAGATCTGATCGTCGTCGGCCACAAACACTTGGATAGCTGGGCGGCGCGCTGGTGGCGCGGGTCCGTATCGGGCGCGTTGATCGAACATGCACCTTGCAGCGTACTGTGTGTGATTACCAATTGA
- the deoA gene encoding thymidine phosphorylase, whose translation MLAQEVIRRKRDGLALSEAEIDMFVAGLVSGAWSEGQCAAMAMAILLRGMSAKETVALTKAMTRSGQVMDWSGLDLSGPVLDKHSSGGVGDKVSLMLAPIVAACGGYVPMVSGRGLGHTGGTLDKLESIPGYQIAPDTELLRKTVQTAGCAIVGQSADLAPADRRLYAIRDVTATVESMALITASILSKKLAAGLQGLVMDVKVGNGAFASTMEQARELAHSLVHVANGAGLPTRAWITDMNQVLGDSCGNALEVREAVEFLAGARQEPRLLEVTLALGTELLQLGGLAKDGDHGLRLAGDALHSGRALQHFGRMVHALGGPADFCERYTSYLSAAPVQQIVKAPRAGWVQAMQTRDIGLIVIALGGGRQRVIDRIDARVGLSNMVQLGQHVEVGDTLAVVHAADASAALEAQQNLLGLIEIGDQPVTPRSPMVERVGNGAEAALRLNW comes from the coding sequence ATGCTGGCCCAGGAGGTGATTCGCCGCAAGCGTGATGGGCTGGCTTTGAGCGAGGCCGAAATAGACATGTTCGTTGCAGGTCTGGTCAGCGGCGCCTGGAGCGAAGGTCAGTGCGCCGCAATGGCCATGGCCATTTTGTTGCGAGGAATGTCGGCCAAGGAGACGGTTGCCCTCACCAAGGCCATGACCCGATCCGGTCAGGTCATGGATTGGAGTGGACTGGATCTGTCAGGTCCGGTGTTGGACAAACATTCCAGTGGTGGCGTGGGCGACAAGGTGAGCCTGATGCTGGCACCCATTGTTGCGGCCTGTGGGGGGTATGTGCCCATGGTTTCCGGACGAGGGCTCGGACACACCGGAGGCACGCTGGACAAGCTGGAGAGCATCCCCGGCTATCAGATTGCACCGGACACCGAGCTCCTGCGCAAAACTGTGCAGACCGCAGGGTGCGCCATCGTGGGACAAAGTGCCGATCTTGCTCCGGCCGACCGGCGCCTGTATGCCATACGGGACGTTACTGCAACGGTCGAGTCCATGGCGCTCATCACCGCGAGCATTCTCTCCAAGAAGCTCGCGGCTGGTTTGCAGGGCCTTGTCATGGATGTCAAGGTAGGCAATGGTGCCTTTGCTTCGACAATGGAACAAGCCCGGGAGTTGGCGCATTCGCTGGTACACGTGGCAAATGGCGCAGGCTTGCCCACACGGGCCTGGATCACTGACATGAACCAGGTGCTGGGTGACAGTTGTGGCAACGCGTTGGAGGTGCGGGAGGCCGTGGAGTTTCTTGCCGGCGCGAGGCAGGAGCCGCGTCTGCTGGAAGTGACGCTGGCACTTGGCACGGAACTGCTTCAGCTCGGTGGGCTGGCAAAGGACGGTGACCATGGCCTGCGCTTGGCTGGCGACGCATTGCATAGCGGGCGTGCCTTGCAGCACTTTGGGCGCATGGTCCATGCGTTGGGCGGGCCAGCAGATTTCTGTGAACGCTACACCAGCTATTTGTCGGCTGCACCCGTGCAACAAATAGTAAAGGCTCCGCGTGCGGGGTGGGTACAGGCCATGCAAACGCGTGATATTGGTCTCATTGTCATAGCGTTGGGCGGTGGCCGACAACGGGTCATCGATCGTATTGACGCTCGGGTGGGACTGTCCAACATGGTTCAGCTCGGTCAGCACGTGGAGGTCGGCGACACCCTGGCAGTTGTCCACGCAGCAGACGCTTCCGCAGCCCTGGAAGCGCAACAGAACCTGCTGGGTTTGATCGAAATTGGTGATCAGCCCGTCACACCACGGTCTCCCATGGTGGAGCGCGTGGGCAATGGGGCTGAAGCCGCGCTACGACTCAATTGGTAA
- the deoC gene encoding deoxyribose-phosphate aldolase, with amino-acid sequence MSTTKKIVSVVTQAANSLDAPGQSLANTRLALSCLDLTSLNEADTESDIATLCSRAQSRFGPVAAVCVWPRLAAFARKQLPAHIAVAAVANFPDGSADLQRVLAEIGEIVQSGAQEVDLVIPFGHLLAGNDAVAVSLLSAARKASEGLRLKVILETGALVGGAHILRASRLSLAAGADFLKTSTGKTKVSATPEAARVMLGAIAADPAAASRVGFKASGGIRTVADAALYIALTKEFLGADAITPQRFRIGASSLLADIESVLTGDAPAVQALQGSY; translated from the coding sequence ATGTCTACCACCAAAAAAATCGTGTCCGTTGTGACGCAGGCAGCCAATTCGCTGGACGCGCCGGGCCAGTCATTGGCAAATACGCGACTGGCGCTGTCCTGCCTGGACCTGACCAGCTTGAATGAGGCAGACACCGAATCTGACATCGCGACCCTGTGCAGTCGGGCGCAGAGCCGATTTGGGCCTGTCGCAGCCGTTTGTGTATGGCCACGTCTGGCCGCCTTTGCGCGAAAGCAATTGCCGGCGCATATCGCGGTGGCGGCGGTCGCCAACTTTCCGGACGGAAGTGCAGACCTGCAGCGCGTTCTGGCCGAGATTGGCGAGATTGTTCAGAGTGGTGCGCAAGAAGTGGACTTGGTAATTCCCTTTGGGCATTTGCTGGCCGGCAATGACGCGGTGGCGGTTTCGCTGCTTTCGGCTGCGCGCAAGGCCAGTGAGGGTTTACGATTGAAGGTGATTCTGGAAACTGGCGCCCTGGTTGGAGGCGCGCACATTCTGCGAGCCTCGCGCCTGAGCCTGGCGGCTGGCGCGGATTTTCTGAAAACCAGTACGGGCAAGACCAAAGTCAGTGCAACACCGGAAGCAGCACGCGTCATGCTGGGAGCCATTGCGGCGGACCCCGCTGCCGCATCACGTGTGGGTTTCAAGGCTTCGGGGGGGATACGCACAGTGGCTGACGCCGCGCTGTACATCGCTTTGACGAAGGAATTTCTGGGCGCGGATGCAATCACTCCGCAGCGCTTCCGTATAGGGGCGAGCAGCCTTCTGGCGGATATTGAGTCGGTGCTGACGGGCGACGCACCGGCTGTGCAGGCGCTCCAGGGCAGCTACTGA
- a CDS encoding purine-nucleoside phosphorylase has product MTNDALKIVAQRAPGFVPTVAVVLGSGWNTLTDYLERPVRIAYADLPGFPQAGVAGHGGELWLGSLGSHAVAVMSGRKHGYETGAVDAMHAPLQALQALGCRVLVQTNAAGSLRAGMPPHSLMLINDHINLPQRSPLVGQTGSQRFVDMMKAYDPVLLAQALKLAQEQGVSLHSGIYAWAFGPQFETPAEIRMLAQLGADAVGMSTVPETILARYLGMRVLALSMITNMGAGLSDEHLSHAHTLSQAAAASSGASELLAHIVGNLVFE; this is encoded by the coding sequence ATGACGAACGACGCGCTGAAGATCGTGGCGCAGCGTGCGCCGGGATTCGTGCCCACTGTAGCGGTGGTGCTGGGCAGTGGTTGGAACACCCTGACGGACTATCTGGAGCGGCCGGTTCGGATCGCCTATGCGGACTTGCCAGGATTCCCCCAGGCCGGGGTAGCCGGACATGGCGGAGAACTGTGGCTGGGCAGCTTGGGAAGCCATGCAGTTGCCGTGATGAGCGGACGCAAGCATGGCTACGAGACAGGCGCTGTGGATGCCATGCATGCGCCTTTGCAGGCTTTGCAGGCCTTGGGGTGCCGGGTGCTGGTGCAGACCAACGCTGCGGGCAGTTTGCGCGCCGGAATGCCGCCACACAGCTTGATGCTCATCAATGATCACATCAACCTGCCGCAGCGCTCACCCTTGGTGGGGCAAACGGGTTCACAACGCTTTGTGGACATGATGAAGGCTTATGACCCGGTCCTGTTGGCGCAGGCTTTGAAGCTGGCGCAGGAGCAGGGTGTATCTCTGCATAGCGGCATCTATGCATGGGCTTTTGGACCGCAATTTGAAACGCCTGCTGAAATACGTATGCTGGCCCAATTGGGCGCAGACGCAGTCGGCATGAGCACGGTGCCTGAAACCATTTTGGCGCGCTATTTGGGAATGCGGGTTTTGGCACTGTCGATGATTACCAATATGGGGGCAGGGCTCTCAGACGAGCATTTGAGCCACGCCCATACCTTGAGTCAGGCCGCCGCTGCCAGCAGTGGGGCGAGTGAGCTTCTGGCCCATATCGTTGGAAATCTTGTATTTGAGTGA